The following proteins are encoded in a genomic region of Mycolicibacterium rutilum:
- the guaB gene encoding IMP dehydrogenase, which yields MSTGENNIPFAVPVPTGGDDPTKIAMLGLTFDDVLLLPAASDVVPATADTSSQLTRKIRLKVPLVSSAMDTVTEARMAIAMARAGGMGVLHRNLPVAEQAGQVETVKRSEAGMVTDPVTCSPDNTLAEVDAMCARFRISGLPVVDDTGELVGIITNRDMRFEVDQSKPVSEVMTKAPLITAREGVSAEAALGLLRRNKIEKLPIVDGHGKLTGLITVKDFVKTEQFPLSTKDSDGRLLVGAAVGVGEDAWTRAMTLVDAGVDVLVVDTAHAHNRGVLDMVSRVKAAVGDRVEVIGGNVATRAAAAALVQAGADAVKVGVGPGSICTTRVVAGVGAPQITAILEAVAACAPSGVPVIADGGLQYSGDIAKALAAGASTAMLGSLLAGTAESPGDLILVNGKQFKSYRGMGSLGAMQGRNAAGAVRGSYSKDRYFQDDVLSEDKLVPEGIEGRVPFRGPLATVIHQLTGGLRAAMGYTGSATIEQLQQAQFVQITAAGLKESHPHDITMTVEAPNYTTR from the coding sequence ATGTCGACCGGCGAAAACAACATCCCGTTCGCGGTGCCGGTGCCGACCGGCGGCGACGACCCGACGAAGATCGCCATGCTCGGCCTCACGTTCGACGATGTCCTGCTGCTGCCCGCCGCGTCCGACGTCGTGCCCGCGACCGCCGACACCTCGAGCCAGCTGACCCGCAAGATCCGGCTCAAGGTGCCGCTCGTCAGCTCCGCGATGGACACCGTGACCGAGGCCCGCATGGCGATCGCCATGGCCCGGGCCGGCGGGATGGGTGTGCTGCATCGCAACCTTCCGGTCGCCGAACAGGCCGGTCAGGTGGAGACGGTCAAACGCTCCGAGGCCGGGATGGTCACCGATCCGGTCACCTGCTCGCCGGACAACACGCTGGCCGAGGTCGACGCGATGTGCGCGCGGTTCCGCATCTCCGGGCTGCCCGTCGTCGACGACACCGGCGAACTGGTCGGCATCATCACCAACCGCGATATGCGTTTCGAGGTCGATCAGTCCAAGCCGGTCTCCGAGGTCATGACCAAGGCGCCGCTGATCACCGCGCGCGAAGGTGTGTCCGCCGAGGCGGCGCTGGGTCTGTTGCGCCGCAACAAGATTGAGAAGCTGCCGATCGTCGACGGCCACGGCAAGCTCACCGGGCTGATCACCGTCAAGGACTTCGTCAAAACCGAGCAATTCCCGCTGTCGACCAAGGACTCCGACGGCCGGCTGCTGGTCGGAGCCGCGGTCGGCGTAGGTGAGGACGCCTGGACGCGCGCCATGACGCTGGTGGACGCGGGCGTCGACGTGCTCGTCGTCGACACCGCCCACGCCCACAACCGCGGCGTACTGGACATGGTGAGCCGCGTGAAGGCCGCGGTCGGGGACCGCGTCGAGGTCATCGGCGGCAACGTCGCGACCCGCGCCGCCGCGGCCGCGCTGGTGCAGGCCGGCGCCGACGCGGTGAAGGTCGGCGTCGGGCCGGGCTCGATCTGCACCACCCGCGTGGTGGCCGGCGTCGGCGCACCCCAGATCACCGCGATCCTCGAGGCCGTGGCGGCGTGCGCGCCCTCGGGCGTCCCGGTCATCGCCGACGGCGGGCTGCAGTACTCCGGAGACATCGCCAAGGCGCTCGCCGCGGGCGCCTCGACGGCGATGCTGGGCTCGCTGCTGGCCGGCACCGCCGAGTCGCCCGGCGACCTCATCCTCGTCAACGGCAAGCAGTTCAAGAGCTACCGCGGCATGGGCTCGCTCGGCGCGATGCAGGGCCGCAACGCGGCGGGGGCGGTCCGCGGCTCCTACTCCAAGGACCGCTACTTCCAGGACGACGTGCTCAGCGAGGACAAGCTGGTGCCCGAGGGGATCGAGGGCCGGGTGCCGTTCCGCGGTCCGCTCGCGACGGTGATCCACCAGCTCACCGGCGGGCTGCGCGCGGCGATGGGATACACCGGGTCGGCGACCATCGAGCAATTGCAACAGGCGCAGTTCGTGCAGATCACCGCTGCCGGGCTCAAGGAAAGCCATCCGCACGACATCACGATGACCGTCGAGGCGCCGAACTACACCACCCGCTGA
- a CDS encoding DUF5319 domain-containing protein, whose product MRDHLPPGLPPDPFADDPCDPSAALDALEPGQPLDPQERTAVEADLADLAVYEALLAHKGIRGLVVCCDECQQDHYHDWDMLRANLLQLLVDGTVRPHEPAYDPEPDAYVTWDYCRGYADASLNEATSDTDGYR is encoded by the coding sequence GTGCGAGATCACCTGCCGCCGGGTTTGCCACCCGACCCGTTCGCCGATGACCCGTGCGACCCTTCGGCCGCACTGGACGCGCTCGAGCCCGGCCAGCCGCTGGACCCGCAGGAGCGGACCGCGGTCGAGGCTGATCTCGCCGATCTCGCGGTCTATGAGGCGCTGCTGGCCCATAAGGGGATCCGCGGCTTGGTGGTCTGCTGTGACGAATGCCAGCAGGACCACTACCACGACTGGGACATGCTGCGCGCCAACCTGCTGCAGCTGTTGGTCGACGGCACGGTCCGCCCGCACGAGCCGGCCTACGACCCCGAACCCGACGCCTACGTGACGTGGGATTACTGCCGCGGGTATGCAGACGCCTCGCTCAACGAGGCGACGTCGGACACCGACGGCTACCGCTGA
- a CDS encoding anti-sigma-D factor RsdA codes for MPDFGRWTSNGGDPSLNEINRTDRFLDSLAYQQPVYSTDPGEAELANLLAGWRDEVREAPLTAVVTPRDAVLALDRAAASRRRTRFSLAVVGSTAAAVLCLGGFGAVVAGSGPGDALYGLRTMLFGEQHSQRDDAVVLAAQTQMAEVQQLIDQGQWQAAQDKLETLTTTVATVGDTERKEELVTQWQELTVKVEAQDPAATVPPGAPLPTFPDIPVTVLDTPPSDATTTSAASDTTSASEPTSPSSPSSEPPTSPSDSPSPSSTPSPTPSPSTTQAPTLLPSTPSPTPLPSPSASSPLPSPTSIPRSTVTTPVPTPQPTPQPTPTTRVELPTPSTPASVVQEESEPPAQAPTPEQPVERAPVTTTVVVPEPDNEAG; via the coding sequence ATGCCTGACTTCGGACGCTGGACTTCCAACGGCGGTGACCCGTCGCTCAACGAGATCAACCGCACCGACCGGTTCCTCGACTCGCTGGCCTACCAGCAGCCGGTGTACTCGACCGATCCCGGTGAGGCCGAACTGGCGAACCTGCTGGCCGGCTGGCGCGACGAGGTGCGCGAGGCCCCGCTCACCGCGGTGGTGACACCGCGCGACGCGGTGCTGGCCCTCGACCGTGCGGCCGCATCGCGACGTCGCACCCGCTTCTCGCTGGCAGTCGTGGGATCGACCGCTGCCGCAGTGCTGTGCCTCGGCGGTTTCGGCGCAGTGGTCGCCGGATCCGGTCCCGGCGATGCGCTTTACGGCCTGCGCACGATGCTGTTCGGTGAACAGCACAGCCAGCGCGACGACGCCGTCGTGCTCGCCGCCCAGACCCAGATGGCCGAGGTGCAGCAGCTCATCGACCAGGGGCAGTGGCAAGCCGCCCAGGACAAGCTCGAGACGCTGACCACCACGGTGGCCACCGTCGGCGACACCGAACGTAAGGAAGAGCTCGTCACCCAGTGGCAGGAGCTGACGGTGAAGGTGGAGGCGCAGGACCCGGCGGCGACCGTGCCGCCCGGCGCCCCGTTGCCGACGTTCCCCGACATCCCGGTCACCGTGCTTGACACGCCGCCGTCGGATGCGACGACGACCTCGGCAGCGTCGGATACGACGTCGGCGAGCGAACCGACCTCGCCCTCGTCGCCATCGAGCGAGCCACCGACCTCGCCGAGCGATTCGCCGAGCCCGTCGTCTACGCCGTCGCCGACACCCTCGCCGTCGACCACGCAGGCGCCCACGCTGTTGCCGAGCACCCCGTCGCCGACCCCGTTGCCGTCGCCGTCGGCCAGCTCACCGCTGCCCAGTCCGACGAGCATTCCGCGCTCGACGGTCACGACGCCGGTGCCGACACCACAACCGACGCCTCAGCCCACTCCCACCACCCGGGTGGAGTTGCCGACGCCGTCGACCCCGGCGTCGGTGGTGCAGGAGGAAAGTGAGCCGCCGGCGCAGGCGCCGACGCCCGAGCAGCCCGTTGAGCGGGCGCCGGTCACGACGACCGTCGTGGTGCCCGAGCCTGACAACGAGGCCGGTTAG
- a CDS encoding sigma-70 family RNA polymerase sigma factor, whose protein sequence is MTFSGERLDAVVAEAVAGNRDALREVLETIRPIVVRYCRARVGTTERSGLSADDVAQEVCLAAITALPRYKDQGRPFLAFVYGIAAHKVADAHRAAARNRSDPTDVVPERFSMDAGPEQMALDSEASERMNKLLAVLPEKQREILILRVVVGMSAEETAEAVGSTAGAVRVAQHRALARLKAEIVATGRDHA, encoded by the coding sequence ATGACATTTTCGGGAGAACGTCTCGATGCTGTCGTTGCTGAGGCTGTGGCAGGAAACCGGGACGCGCTCCGGGAGGTGCTGGAGACCATTCGTCCGATCGTTGTTCGGTACTGCCGGGCACGGGTCGGTACGACTGAACGTAGTGGGCTTTCAGCAGACGACGTTGCGCAGGAGGTTTGCTTGGCCGCCATCACGGCGCTGCCGCGGTATAAGGATCAGGGACGACCGTTCCTGGCCTTCGTTTACGGCATTGCCGCCCACAAGGTTGCTGACGCGCATCGCGCGGCAGCCAGGAATCGATCCGACCCGACCGACGTCGTGCCGGAGCGGTTCTCGATGGACGCCGGTCCCGAGCAGATGGCCTTGGACTCCGAGGCATCCGAGCGGATGAACAAGCTGCTTGCGGTGCTGCCCGAGAAGCAGCGCGAGATCCTGATCCTGCGCGTGGTCGTCGGCATGAGCGCCGAAGAGACCGCCGAAGCGGTCGGCAGCACGGCGGGCGCCGTCCGGGTCGCCCAGCACCGTGCGCTGGCCCGGCTCAAGGCCGAGATCGTGGCGACGGGGCGTGACCATGCCTGA
- a CDS encoding tetratricopeptide repeat protein, whose translation MSIPTDTVLADAAFGSAPALWPLPAAATPRQRWLRAVAAGGQGRYASARAELATLYSRGGREGSLACSTQASFLRQLGWHETARAWDGRALALAGPDPEAAADALIGLAADALGVGRFGASARALDRAADRVADADEVRLQVREAWVAAELAMARGQGSAAIGHAERAVDHAKAFGSARHTVKSAVVLAAARCSAGDLDTARAVADAALDDTQRLGMVPLQWALACLLTDIGSARHTTPATAAIRDDCADTVRRRGGVWSVR comes from the coding sequence ATGTCCATCCCCACAGACACTGTGTTGGCCGATGCGGCCTTCGGCTCGGCGCCGGCGCTGTGGCCCCTGCCGGCCGCCGCGACGCCGCGGCAACGTTGGCTGCGCGCCGTCGCCGCGGGCGGCCAGGGTCGCTACGCGAGTGCGCGCGCCGAACTGGCGACGCTCTACTCCCGCGGGGGACGCGAGGGCTCGTTGGCCTGCAGCACCCAGGCGTCGTTTCTCCGGCAGCTCGGTTGGCACGAGACGGCGCGGGCGTGGGACGGGCGCGCACTGGCGCTCGCCGGACCGGACCCGGAGGCGGCCGCGGACGCCTTGATCGGGCTGGCCGCCGACGCACTCGGGGTGGGCCGGTTCGGTGCCTCTGCGCGCGCGCTGGACCGCGCGGCCGATCGGGTCGCCGACGCTGACGAGGTTCGACTGCAGGTCCGCGAGGCCTGGGTGGCCGCCGAATTGGCGATGGCACGCGGGCAGGGCAGCGCCGCCATCGGTCACGCGGAGCGCGCCGTGGACCACGCGAAGGCCTTCGGATCGGCACGCCACACCGTCAAGTCCGCCGTGGTGCTGGCGGCGGCGCGGTGCAGCGCCGGAGACCTCGACACTGCGCGGGCGGTGGCCGATGCGGCGCTGGACGACACGCAGCGGCTCGGAATGGTTCCGCTGCAGTGGGCGTTAGCCTGCTTGCTGACCGACATCGGCAGCGCCCGCCATACGACACCGGCCACCGCGGCCATCCGAGACGACTGCGCCGATACAGTGCGTCGTCGGGGCGGCGTGTGGTCGGTGCGGTGA
- a CDS encoding WhiB family transcriptional regulator: MPQPQQLPGPNADIWDWQMAGLCRGVDSSMFFHPDGERGRARAQREMRAKEMCRRCPVIAQCRSHALAVGEPYGIWGGLSESERELLLKRGIRRAS, encoded by the coding sequence ATGCCACAGCCGCAACAGCTTCCCGGACCCAACGCTGACATCTGGGACTGGCAAATGGCCGGACTCTGCCGAGGCGTCGATTCCTCGATGTTCTTCCACCCCGACGGTGAGCGGGGCCGCGCTCGCGCGCAGCGGGAGATGCGCGCCAAGGAGATGTGCCGGCGCTGCCCGGTGATCGCGCAGTGCCGGTCACACGCCCTTGCCGTCGGCGAGCCCTACGGGATTTGGGGCGGGCTGTCCGAATCCGAGCGCGAACTGTTGCTGAAGCGGGGTATTCGCCGCGCCTCGTAG
- a CDS encoding 3-deoxy-7-phosphoheptulonate synthase, whose amino-acid sequence MISAQTATPPATSDRRIRSFSEIPSPHQVLAEFPLGPRRAERVARDRSEIADILAGRDNRLLVVVGPCSVHDPAAALDYASRLVRIADELRDKLKIVMRVYFEKPRTTIGWKGLINDPDMDGTFDVRRGLRLARQLLLDIVDIGLPVGCEFLEPTSPQYIADAVAWGAIGARTTESQVHRQLASGLSMPVGFKNGTDGNIQVAVDGVKAAAAQHVFFGMDDLGRGALVSTAGNEECHVILRGGTDGPNCDAESIDATAAKLAAAGLPARVVIDCSHANSGKDHVRQAEVAAEIAQLVRDGSPISGVMLESFLVGGAQAPEARPLTYGQSVTDKCMDWPTTESVLRELAR is encoded by the coding sequence ATGATTTCGGCGCAGACCGCCACCCCGCCCGCCACCTCGGACCGGCGGATCCGCAGTTTCAGCGAAATCCCCAGCCCGCACCAGGTGCTCGCCGAGTTCCCGCTCGGTCCCCGGCGTGCCGAGCGGGTCGCCCGCGACCGATCCGAGATCGCCGACATCCTCGCCGGCCGCGACAACCGACTGTTGGTTGTGGTGGGCCCCTGCTCGGTGCACGACCCCGCCGCGGCGCTCGACTACGCCAGCCGGCTGGTGCGGATCGCCGACGAACTCCGCGACAAGCTCAAGATCGTGATGCGGGTGTATTTCGAGAAGCCCCGCACCACGATCGGGTGGAAGGGCCTGATCAACGACCCGGACATGGACGGCACCTTCGACGTGCGCCGCGGTCTGCGGCTGGCCCGTCAACTGCTGCTCGACATCGTCGACATCGGCCTGCCGGTGGGCTGCGAGTTCCTCGAGCCGACGAGCCCGCAGTACATCGCCGATGCTGTCGCCTGGGGCGCGATCGGCGCCCGCACCACCGAGTCGCAGGTGCACCGCCAGCTCGCCTCCGGGCTGTCGATGCCGGTCGGGTTCAAGAACGGCACCGACGGCAACATCCAGGTCGCCGTCGACGGCGTGAAAGCCGCTGCCGCCCAACACGTCTTCTTCGGGATGGACGACCTCGGCCGTGGCGCGCTGGTGAGCACCGCCGGTAACGAGGAGTGCCACGTGATCCTGCGCGGCGGCACCGACGGACCGAACTGCGACGCGGAGTCCATCGACGCGACCGCCGCCAAGCTGGCCGCTGCCGGGCTACCCGCACGCGTCGTGATCGATTGCAGCCACGCCAATTCCGGGAAGGACCACGTGCGACAGGCCGAGGTCGCAGCCGAGATTGCTCAGCTCGTGCGGGACGGCTCGCCCATCAGTGGCGTGATGCTCGAAAGCTTCCTGGTCGGCGGGGCGCAGGCGCCCGAAGCTCGTCCGCTGACCTACGGCCAGTCGGTCACCGACAAGTGCATGGATTGGCCGACCACGGAATCCGTGCTGCGGGAGCTGGCGCGGTGA
- a CDS encoding HNH endonuclease signature motif containing protein — MASVTASDDASAVSRGDRLLELYGRLAELSGQRNAIDGQIVEIVAEIDRDGLWAGTGLKSVKALVAWRLGMSDTTAGNVAAIADRYEEFPRCTTEMRAGRLSLDQVGVIAQQAGDGSDDHYADFAAVATVRQIRKALSLEVRPEPEREPEPEFKRSFSKSAGDNYTTYRITVPNLEAAKVDAALASHRDALINEYRRDHGPDTAGDPDAPSFAASGQYEREKAQGTKPPFPTLTDAFMRMVETAWDAEVARRPHSAHTTVMVHLDVDKRASWIHAGPTLSDADRQYLLCDADCEVWLEQRGQVIGAGRTTRVISRRLRRALEYRNNTCAVPGCGATRGLHAHHIVHWEDGGQTELHNLVLVCPHHHRMHHRGEITIRGPADQLVITDRDGDPITSASLARPPTEPPPAVPPWHGPLGERAEWWWYEPYKPSPN, encoded by the coding sequence ATGGCTTCGGTGACGGCTTCTGATGACGCTTCGGCGGTGAGCCGTGGTGACCGGTTGTTGGAGTTGTATGGGCGGTTGGCGGAATTGTCGGGCCAGCGCAACGCTATCGACGGTCAGATCGTGGAGATTGTGGCCGAGATCGATCGCGACGGTTTGTGGGCCGGCACGGGGCTCAAGTCGGTCAAGGCGTTGGTGGCGTGGAGACTGGGGATGTCGGATACCACCGCGGGCAATGTGGCCGCGATCGCCGATCGGTATGAGGAGTTCCCGCGGTGCACCACGGAGATGCGTGCGGGGCGGTTGTCGTTGGATCAGGTCGGGGTGATCGCCCAGCAGGCCGGCGACGGCTCTGATGATCACTACGCCGATTTCGCGGCAGTCGCCACGGTGCGCCAAATCCGCAAGGCGCTCAGCTTGGAGGTGCGGCCTGAACCCGAGCGCGAACCCGAACCCGAGTTCAAGCGGTCGTTCTCCAAAAGCGCCGGCGACAACTACACGACCTACCGCATCACCGTGCCCAATCTGGAGGCGGCCAAGGTCGATGCCGCGTTGGCCTCGCACCGCGACGCGTTGATCAATGAGTATCGCCGCGATCACGGCCCCGACACCGCCGGTGACCCTGACGCGCCGAGTTTTGCGGCCAGCGGCCAATACGAACGGGAAAAAGCCCAGGGCACCAAGCCGCCGTTTCCGACGTTGACCGATGCGTTCATGCGGATGGTCGAAACCGCCTGGGACGCCGAGGTCGCGCGGCGCCCGCACAGTGCGCACACCACGGTGATGGTGCATCTGGATGTCGACAAACGGGCCAGCTGGATCCACGCCGGCCCGACGTTGTCTGATGCGGATCGGCAGTATTTGTTGTGTGACGCCGATTGTGAGGTGTGGCTCGAACAACGCGGACAGGTCATCGGCGCCGGCCGCACGACGCGGGTGATCAGCCGGCGGTTGCGCCGGGCGCTGGAATACCGCAACAACACCTGCGCAGTCCCGGGCTGCGGGGCGACCCGCGGGCTGCACGCCCATCACATCGTGCATTGGGAAGACGGTGGACAGACCGAGCTGCACAATCTGGTGCTGGTGTGCCCGCATCATCACCGGATGCATCACCGCGGCGAGATCACCATCCGCGGCCCCGCTGACCAACTCGTGATCACCGACCGCGACGGCGACCCGATCACCAGCGCCTCGCTGGCCCGACCACCCACCGAACCACCTCCGGCGGTGCCGCCCTGGCACGGGCCGCTGGGTGAGCGCGCCGAATGGTGGTGGTACGAACCCTACAAACCCTCACCGAACTAA
- a CDS encoding peptidoglycan-binding protein: protein MAVILRPNDSNDLVRLLQARLNRDYPLYSRLTVDGIYGPQTTAVVREFQRRAGLAVDGIAGPATLGRLGLNFDQPPSLPTDRPFFYTASGTWATPFMGPPFDTGWQLEQRGLVRNQPVGYPAAGFLYPNPFMSYNESVALGVVELTRLILMNAGSFYLCGYSQGAEVVVRVLRLMLPGQPLAHRAGDLLGVIQFGSPCRPPGPTLVGNNPPGAGIAGFYTPDQFRARTYDFVLDGDMYATTTDDTLLHLGYEALTPLELDLPFALKILTLIQSNEFLDLLNLANAPETFAKVVRTAIVVGDFLARNPHIHYHDWRSFNGQTAVERAVNLVASAPVGTAL from the coding sequence ATGGCGGTGATACTGCGGCCCAACGACAGCAATGATCTTGTCCGGCTCCTTCAAGCCCGGCTGAACCGCGACTACCCGTTGTATTCCCGGCTGACCGTCGACGGCATCTACGGCCCACAGACGACGGCGGTGGTCAGAGAGTTCCAACGGCGCGCCGGCTTGGCGGTCGACGGTATCGCGGGCCCCGCGACGCTCGGCCGCCTCGGGCTCAACTTCGATCAGCCGCCATCGCTGCCCACAGATCGTCCGTTCTTCTACACCGCGTCCGGGACCTGGGCCACGCCCTTCATGGGGCCCCCGTTCGACACGGGCTGGCAACTCGAGCAACGCGGGCTGGTGCGCAACCAGCCGGTCGGCTATCCGGCCGCCGGCTTCCTGTATCCCAACCCGTTCATGAGTTACAACGAATCGGTCGCCCTCGGCGTCGTCGAACTCACCCGGCTGATACTGATGAACGCCGGCAGCTTCTATCTGTGTGGGTACAGTCAGGGCGCCGAGGTCGTGGTGCGAGTGTTGCGGCTGATGCTGCCCGGCCAACCGCTGGCCCACCGCGCCGGCGACCTGCTCGGTGTCATCCAGTTCGGGAGTCCCTGCCGCCCGCCCGGCCCGACGCTGGTGGGCAACAACCCGCCGGGAGCCGGCATCGCCGGGTTCTACACCCCAGACCAATTCCGCGCGCGCACATACGACTTCGTCCTCGACGGCGACATGTACGCCACAACCACCGACGACACCCTGTTGCACCTCGGCTACGAGGCGCTCACCCCTTTGGAACTCGACCTGCCGTTCGCGCTCAAGATCCTCACCTTGATCCAGAGCAATGAGTTCCTTGATCTTCTGAACCTCGCCAACGCTCCCGAGACCTTCGCGAAAGTCGTCAGAACCGCGATCGTGGTCGGCGACTTCCTGGCACGCAACCCGCACATCCACTATCACGACTGGCGCAGCTTCAACGGACAGACGGCCGTCGAACGCGCGGTGAACCTCGTGGCGTCAGCCCCGGTGGGCACCGCGCTCTAG
- a CDS encoding adenylate/guanylate cyclase domain-containing protein translates to MDRIGQWAWDRFASRYSWAILAIAYVVLLPVYLFVAFLIVSFEDSTVYPEAAVVVVIVLLVQGYAFLPAGRRDIRMVERWSDGENVDRNTALAGTYSFARGAATRGVAGTAILSGALWPLVGAAAGAPWSRIVQYGIVGVSVGASLALIAVHSLVEALMRPARVALVGDTGIGDHLPRSRPTFAAWSNASVLAVAFSFAVAGSALAAVFERAGETPVYWVVNGAALTIGFAVPITVGTAFSPSLKPIRDLAEGTERVAAGVYSQRLPVVQDDDLGALAASFNRMQAGLAERQRLQAAFGTYVDPVLASRLLEQGDDVFTGERREVTVMFVDVRDFTPFAESNTAEDTVARLNAFLGIVVPAVVDAGGHVNKFLGDGALAVFGAPNELVGHADAAVSAAVSIQRLVPERFGAELRIGIGINTGVVIAGTIGAAGKLEFTLIGDAVNVAARVEQLTKTTGDSILMTQQSVGSLGSGQSGLTERGSFSLKGKSTPVKVYGLDPRVRSSRSGVRSL, encoded by the coding sequence ATGGACCGCATCGGGCAGTGGGCTTGGGACCGGTTTGCATCGAGGTATTCGTGGGCGATCTTGGCCATCGCGTACGTGGTGTTGTTGCCGGTCTATCTCTTCGTGGCGTTTCTCATCGTCAGCTTCGAGGACTCGACGGTGTACCCGGAGGCCGCGGTCGTCGTCGTCATCGTTCTGCTCGTGCAGGGTTACGCGTTCCTTCCTGCGGGGCGTCGCGACATCCGGATGGTCGAGCGGTGGTCGGACGGTGAGAACGTCGATCGGAACACCGCCTTGGCGGGCACCTATTCATTCGCGCGGGGAGCGGCGACAAGAGGCGTGGCGGGAACCGCCATTCTGTCGGGCGCGCTGTGGCCACTGGTGGGCGCGGCCGCCGGTGCGCCATGGTCGCGGATTGTCCAGTACGGAATCGTCGGTGTGTCGGTGGGCGCTTCGCTGGCGCTGATCGCTGTGCACAGCCTCGTGGAGGCGTTGATGCGACCGGCCAGGGTTGCCCTGGTCGGTGATACCGGAATCGGCGACCACCTGCCTCGGTCGCGACCGACATTCGCTGCGTGGTCCAACGCATCGGTGCTTGCCGTTGCGTTCTCTTTCGCGGTTGCGGGCTCGGCACTGGCGGCCGTTTTCGAACGCGCCGGCGAGACGCCCGTCTACTGGGTGGTGAACGGCGCCGCCCTGACTATCGGCTTCGCCGTACCGATCACCGTCGGAACGGCCTTCTCACCGTCACTGAAGCCGATTCGCGATCTGGCGGAGGGTACTGAGCGGGTGGCGGCCGGTGTTTACAGTCAGCGGCTGCCGGTGGTCCAAGACGATGATCTCGGTGCATTGGCGGCCTCGTTCAATCGGATGCAGGCGGGTCTGGCTGAGCGTCAACGGCTTCAGGCGGCGTTCGGGACCTATGTCGATCCGGTGTTGGCGTCGCGGTTGCTCGAGCAGGGTGATGATGTTTTCACCGGCGAGCGGCGCGAGGTGACGGTGATGTTCGTCGACGTGCGTGACTTCACGCCGTTCGCCGAGTCGAACACCGCCGAGGACACGGTGGCCCGGTTGAACGCCTTTCTCGGGATCGTGGTGCCTGCGGTGGTGGATGCTGGTGGCCACGTCAACAAGTTCCTCGGTGATGGTGCATTGGCGGTGTTCGGTGCTCCGAATGAGCTTGTGGGTCATGCCGATGCGGCGGTGAGCGCGGCTGTGAGCATTCAGCGGTTGGTGCCAGAGCGCTTCGGCGCAGAGTTGCGGATCGGGATCGGAATCAACACCGGTGTGGTGATCGCGGGCACGATCGGCGCGGCGGGCAAGCTGGAGTTCACGTTGATCGGCGATGCGGTCAACGTCGCGGCCCGTGTGGAGCAGCTCACCAAGACCACCGGTGATTCGATTCTGATGACTCAGCAGTCGGTCGGGTCCCTAGGTTCCGGACAGTCTGGACTGACCGAGAGGGGATCTTTCTCACTCAAAGGAAAGTCGACTCCCGTCAAGGTGTACGGACTCGACCCCCGGGTGCGATCTTCGCGATCCGGCGTACGTTCGCTCTGA